One part of the Cottoperca gobio chromosome 14, fCotGob3.1, whole genome shotgun sequence genome encodes these proteins:
- the zpld1a gene encoding zona pellucida-like domain-containing protein 1a produces the protein MEHIFLILLLFSKALPVGAQFNGYNCDANFHSRFPAERDISVYCGVQTMTLKINFCPVLFSGYTDTDLALNGRHGDAHCRGFINNNTFPTVVIFSISLATLESCGNSLVVSTAQGPNAYGNLSLVQIGNISGYIDTPDPPTIISYLPGLLYKFSCSYPLEYLVNNTQLASSAAAISVKESNGTFISTLNLLLYNDSSYVQQLSIPMAGLTLKTRVFAAVKAANLDKRWNVLMDYCYTTPSGNPNDDLRYDLFFSCEKDPQTAIFENGKSQMGRFAFEVFRFVKHKNQKMSTVFLHCVTKLCRADDCPMLMPICGSRKRRDVSEGKESSAASGNAVLTAGPIITRSDETPTNNSQLGKPSPPVFQMNTVTSALISGVIILGVMSVCFFIFSLTLLKGKSAPVSTLSGVRNPAFN, from the exons ATGGAACATATATTTTTGATTCTTTTACTGTTTAGTAAGGCTTTACCAGTTGGAGCTCAATTCAATGGATACAACTGTGATGCCAACTTTCACAGCCGCTTCCCCG CGGAAAgggatatcagtgtgtactgtgGGGTGCAGACCATGACCCTCAAGATCAACTTCTGCCCCGTCCTCTTTTCTGGCTATACCGACACTGACCTGGCCCTTAATGGTCGCCATGGAGATGCCCACTGCCGCGGTTTCATCAATAACAATACTTTTCCTACTGTAGTCATTTTTAGTATCAGCCTGGCAACGCTGGAGTCCTGTGGCAATTCCCTGGTG GTCTCCACTGCTCAAGGACCAAACGCTTATGGAAACCTGTCACTGGTGCAGATTGGAAACATATCAGGGTACATCGACACACCAGATCCCCCCACCATCATCAGCTACCTGCCAGGTCTGCTGTACAAGTTCAGCTGCAGTTACCCGCTGGAATACCTGGTCAACAACACCCAGCTGGCCTC GTCAGCAGCTGCAATCTCAGTGAAGGAAAGCAATGGTACTTTCATCAGCACGTTGAATCTACTGCTTTACAAT GATTCATCATACGTTCAGCAGCTGTCCATCCCCATGGCAGGACTGACCCTGAAGACGCGGGTGTTTGCAGCTGTTAAAGCTGCTAACCTTGATAAAAG ATGGAACGTTCTAATGGACTACTGTTACACCACGCCCTCTGGAAACCCTAACGATGACCTCCGCTATGATCTTTTCTTTAG CTGTGAAAAAGACCCCCAGACCGCCATCTTTGAAAATGGGAAGAGCCAAATGGGCCGCTTTGCCTTTGAAGTATTCCGCTTTGTAAAGCACAAGAACCAGAAGATGTCCACCGTCTTCCTGCACTGTGTCACCAAACTGTGTCGGGCTGATGACTGTCCAATGCTCATGCCA ATCTGTGGCAGCAGAAAAAGGAGAGATGTCTCAGAGGGAAAGGAATCAAGCGCTGCATCTGGGAATGCCGTCCTGACTGCTGGGCCTATCATCACTCGGAGTG ATGAAACGCCAACCAACAACTCTCAACTGGGTAAGCCTTCAC CTCCAGTGTTTCAGATGAACACAGTGACAAGTGCACTCATCTCGGGGGTGATCATCCTGGGCGTCATGAGTGTTtgcttcttcatcttctccctcACCCTCCTCAAAGGCAAAAGCGCTCCTGTCAGCACCCTGTCTGGAGTCCGCAACCCAGCTTTCAACTGA